Part of the Geoalkalibacter ferrihydriticus DSM 17813 genome is shown below.
TTACCGCCATGTTTCTGGTGTTCTGTCTGCGCGGCATCCGGGTCGCCGAGCAGGCGCCCGATGATTATGGTCGCCATCTGGCTTTTGGGCTGACTTTTCTCATCAGCCTGGGAGCCTTCATCAATATGGGCGTGGTGCTCGGCCTGTTACCGACCAAGGGGTTGGCGCTGCCCCTGCTGTCCTATGGTGGCACAAGCCTGTTGACGACGCTGTTTGCCGTCGGGGTATTGCTCAACATTTCACGCCAAAGCGGGGAGGCCAAGGTATGAAGCTGCTTCTGGCGGGAGGCGGAACCGGCGGGCATCTGTTTCCGGCAGTCGCACTCGCGGAACAGTTGCTGCGCGAAGATCCCGCCGCTGAAGTGTTGTTCGTCGGCACTGAACGTGGGCTGGAAAATCGCATCGTGCCACGCCTTGGCTTTAACCTGCGCAAAATCGACATCAGTGGTTTTGTCGGCAAGGGCTGGCGACGCAAGGTCGCCCTGATCCCGCAACTGGAGAGAAGCTTTCGGCAATCCCGCGTGATTTTGCGGGACTTTTCGCCCGACGTGGTGGTCGGGGTGGGCGGCTATGCCTCGGGGCCGGTTCTGGCCGCGGCCCGCATGATGGGGTACCCGGTTCTGATCCACGAGCAGAATGCCTGGCCCGGCTTGACCAATCGCCTGCTTGCCCCCTGGGTGCAGCGCGTGTGCCTGTCTTTTCCGGAAAGTGGAGATTTTATGCGCCGTGCCCGCAAAGTGGTGACCGGTAACCCGGTGCGGCTGGGCCTCGCCGATTGCCCCTCGCTGCCGGATGGGCCGCCGCATCTGCTGGTCTTCGGCGGATCTCTCGGGGCGCGCGCCATCAACGACGCGCTGCTCGCCACGCTGCCCGAGCTGGCGGATCTCAA
Proteins encoded:
- the murG gene encoding undecaprenyldiphospho-muramoylpentapeptide beta-N-acetylglucosaminyltransferase yields the protein MKLLLAGGGTGGHLFPAVALAEQLLREDPAAEVLFVGTERGLENRIVPRLGFNLRKIDISGFVGKGWRRKVALIPQLERSFRQSRVILRDFSPDVVVGVGGYASGPVLAAARMMGYPVLIHEQNAWPGLTNRLLAPWVQRVCLSFPESGDFMRRARKVVTGNPVRLGLADCPSLPDGPPHLLVFGGSLGARAINDALLATLPELADLKGRMTLLHQTGEDDLERVRSGYRDAGWNPQWVVPFIDDMAAAYGAAHLVLCRAGATTLAELTACGRAAILVPYPHAAADHQTANAQALAEKGAAMLLPQDQLNATRLGQLLREMLADPGLLTSMAGAAHALGKRDAAKAILQECRVIAGKSR